The Tripterygium wilfordii isolate XIE 37 chromosome 17, ASM1340144v1, whole genome shotgun sequence genome has a window encoding:
- the LOC119981847 gene encoding uncharacterized protein LOC119981847, translated as MTQSLSCRCPTRHERQEAAAAFGMNLGHTLMGSKRNWLVIYLIIPFMFSSIVNGTYNNNYYDPEALDDLIHSHANEALRKQRTGTLHNISLPSNFSGIEASVVRLRSSSFWSRGATFTTFYIPPRVIPLPYVKRLAIVYQNLGNWSSYYHKVPNHTLVAPVIGFAAYDSSESRGLGSEKLNLSFMGDPVLIYFPGIVQQNENVTLKCVMFGTGGFVEFSNVTSHNTCMTQNQGHFSIVARSLPLQKKEERLRKWWAIVFVAGFIGLILLGLVGLFIYKLVRRKQITEMENESDKGVTIDTIWVGRSKMPSASMVRTQPELENEYAP; from the exons ATGACTCAATCTCTTTCATGTCGATGTCCAACACG ACATGAAAGGCAGGAGGCGGCCGCGGCTTTTGGGATGAATCTTGGTCACACGTTGATGGGGTCCAAGAGAAATTGGCTTGTCATATACTTGATTATTCCATTCATGTTTTCGTCAATCGTTAATGGCACCTACAACAACAACTATTACGACCCTGAAGCTTTAGATGATTTAATTCACAGTCACGCGAATGAAGCGCTAAGAAAGCAACGTACAGGTACTCTTCACAACATTTCTTTACCATCTAATTTTTCCGGGATTGAAGCTTCAGTTGTAAGGCTCCGCAGCAGCAGTTTTTGGTCAAGAGGAGCCACTTTCACTACTTTTTATATCCCTCCAAGGGTTATTCCTCTCCCCTATGTGAAGAGACTAGCCATTGTGTATCAAAACTTGGGGAACTGGTCTTCTTATTACCATAAAGTGCCTAATCATACGTTGGTCGCTCCTGTTATTGGTTTCGCGGCCTATGATTCATCGGAGTCCAGAGGATTAGGGAGTGAGAAGCTCAATTTGAGTTTTATGGGTGATCCTGTTCTGATCTATTTCCCTGGTATTGTGCAACAAAATGAAAACGTGACACTAAAATGTGTCATGTTTGGGACTGGTGGGTTTGTTGAGTTCAGCAACGTTACTAGTCATAACACATGCATGACACAAAATCAAGGCCATTTCTCCATTGTCGCCCGGTCTCTGCCTCTGCAAAAGAAGGAAGAGAGGTTGCGGAAATGGTGGGCGATTGTGTTTGTTGCCGGGTTTATTGGTTTGATTTTGTTGGGTTTGGTTGGGTTGTTTATCTATAAACTAGTTAGGAGAAAGCAAATTACAGAAATGGAGAATGAGTCTGATAAAGGGGTGACGATCGACACAATTTGGGTCGGAAGAAGTAAAATGCCTTCTGCTTCCATGGTTAGAACCCAGCCGGAGCTTGAGAATGAGTATGCtccttag